In Helianthus annuus cultivar XRQ/B chromosome 8, HanXRQr2.0-SUNRISE, whole genome shotgun sequence, a single genomic region encodes these proteins:
- the LOC110902064 gene encoding uncharacterized protein LOC110902064: MPHTRSQGPPPLLFALKSSFSSSTSEVRASSSTSFSQSTPAFDFTPKSSPHNSPPPTRPPSPPPVAHMARRTVYDQATTGFAGGNSPITLPEIPNDRSWQIPSYIMTAITNSCQFHGRDDEDAPAHINRITRLCSTFSIEGVNLDARYLQVFPFSLAGRAAVWFDSQPAGTFTTWAGLRDAFLAKYFPPAKASRLRDQIHSFRMEPDEPYHLAWERFQTLITRCSRHGLSDWALVEKFYNGLTPEIRARFDTSAGGQLMGKKTVAECNDLFESFAHSDMDYSTTSRTSIPVRTTSAGRGVNQVGLDSSVAAAVERAKEELRQEMRQELNEIKKKVDRCEVCRGGHDTIDCPTITLEQVEYIAGQSRGPTNPFNNSNSNWRGSGNSSGYRSSGNPPGFPSGQYLSRGPGIYTNSGSRQFSGSGSSGQFMSGGPTQESQGSGKAPEEQTNKNNELQFKNQQAALLDLQRTVGGLAKQLQEHPPGQFSGNTFTNPANQSAKAITTRSGKSLGEVVREREVEEVEEEVDEEIEMEAPGKVHTRLAPASTEHAEESPVEKRVEKQPTKVRSSPVIDYSRLTFPAHARQQKYAQEYGKFLEMFTQLKINLPFIEALQSMPKYAKFLKDLLKRKERIGELSNIPLTGGCSAVVLNKLLEKLTDPGTFTIPCLFGGAVTPAHALADLGASINLMPFSLYERLGLGELTPTRMSLSLADRSVKYPRGIVENLLVKVDRFVFPVDFVVLDMEADERVPIILGRPFLQTAKAIIDVFDGKISLRAGDEIVTFEI, translated from the exons ATGCCCCATACGCGCTCGCAGGGACCGCCGCCGTTGCTGTTTGCACTCAAGTCTTCCTTCTCGTCTTCTACGTCCGAGGTACGTGCTTCTAGCTCTACTTCATTTTCACAGTCCACCCCAGCTTTCGATTTTACACCAAAGTCTTCACCCCACAATTCCCCGCCACCCACCCGTCCACCTAGTCCACCACCCGTAGCTCACATGGCCCGTAGGACAGTTTACGACCAGGCTACCACCGGCTTCGCCGGTGGTAATTCCCCCATCACCCTTCCCGAGATCCCGAATGATCGCTCTTGGCAGATTCCATCCTACATTATGACCGCCATCACCAATTCCTGTCAGTTCCATGGTCGTGACGACGAGGATGCACCCGCCCATATCAATCGCATCACTCGTCTTTGCAGCACCTTCTCCATCGAGGGTGTCAATCTTGATGCTAGGTATCTTCAGGTTTTTCCGTTCTCACTTGCTGGACGCGCAGCCGTCTGGTTCGATTCCCAGCCTGCTGGCACTTTCACTACTTGGGCAGGCCTTCGCGATGCATTCTTAGCCAAGTATTTTCCGCCAGCCAAGGCATCTCGCCTTCGTGACCAGATCCACTCGTTTCGTATGGAGCCAGATGAGCCTTATCACTTAGCTTGGGAGCGTTTTCAGACCCTGATTACCCGTTGTTCTCGGCATGGTCTATCTGACTGGGCGTTAGTAGAGAAGTTCTACAATGGACTTACTCCTGAGATTAGGGCTCGTTTCGATACTTCAGCAGGAGGTCAGCTTATGGGAAAGAAGACAGTGGCGGAGTGCAATGATTTGTTTGAGAGTTTTGCCCACTCTGATATGGACTATAGCACTACCAGCAGGACTTCCATTCCTGTGCGTACCACCTCGGCCGGTCGAGGGGTAAACCAAGTTGGCTTGGATTCATCGGTAGCTGCTGCAGTCGAGAGAGCGAAGGAGGAGTTGAGGCAAGAGATGAGGCAGGAGTTGAATGAGATAAAGAAGAAAGTCGATAGGTGTGAGGTTTGTCGAGGAGGACATGATACTATAGATTGTCCTACGATCACTCTTGAGCAGGTAGAGTACATAGCCGGTCAGTCTAGGGGTCCCACGAATCCGTTCAATAATTCTAATTCCAACTGGCGCGGTAGTGGTAATTCGAGTGGTTATCGTTCGTCTGGAAATCCTCCTGGATTTCCATCTGGTCAGTATCTGAGTAGAGGGCCCGGTATTTACACGAATTCTGGTTCAAGGCAGTTTAGTGGGTCAGGTTCGAGTGGTCAGTTTATGAGTGGAGGACCGACTCAGGAGAGTCAGGGTAGTGGGAAGGCTCCTGAG GAGCAAACTAACAAAAACAACGAGCTTCAGTTCAAGAATCAGCAGGCCGCCCTCCTCGATCTTCAGAGGACAGTAGGCGGGCTTGCTAAGCAGTTACAGGAGCACCCGCCGGGTCAGTTTTCGGGAAACACTTTCACGAATCCCGCAAATCAGTCAGCGAAGGCGATTACGACCCGTAGTGGGAAGAGTTTGGGAGAGGTTGTGAGAGAAAGAGAAGTTGAAGAGGTAGAAGAGGAGGTCGATGAGGAGATCgagatggaggctccaggcaaggTGCACACGAGGCTAGCCCCAGCAAGTACCGAACACGCCGAGGAGTCGCCAGTAGAGAAGAGAGTGGAGAAGCAGCCGACGAAGGTTCGGTCATCACCAGTGATTGATTATTCTCGTCTTACGTTCCCCGCCCATGCCAGGCAGCAGAAATATGCTCAGGAGTACGGGAAATTCCTCGAGATGTTTACTCAGTTGAAGATCAATCTTCCGTTCATCGAGGCCCTTCAGTCTATGCCTAAGTACGCAAAATTCCTTAAAGATCTTTTGAAGCGTAAGGAGAGAATCGGTGAGCTTTCGAATATTCCATTGACAGGAGGCTGTTCCGCGGTAGTCTTGAATAAGCTACTAGAGAAGTTGACCGACCCTGGCACATTCACGATTCCATGTCTCTTTGGGGGAGCCGTTACCCCTGCTCACGCCTTAGCCGATTTAGGGGCCAGCATCAATCTGATGCCATTCTCGTTGTATGAGCGACTTGGTCTAGGAGAGCTTACACCCACGCGCATGTCATTGTCCTTGGCTGACCGATCAGTCAAGTATCCTCGTGGGATAGTAGAGAATTTGTTGGTGAAGGTCGATAGGTTTGTGTTCCCAGTAGATTTCGTTGTGCTCGACATGGAGGCTGATGAGAGAGTTCCTATTATTCTAGGCCGTCCATTCCTTCAAACCGCAAAGGCGATCATCGACGTCTTTGATGGTAAGATTTCTCTTCGTGCGGGTGACGAGATTGTCACATTCGAGATATAG